In Planctomycetota bacterium, the genomic stretch GAAGCACGGCAGGGATTCGCGAGAACATTCAAGTTACCAATCGTCTCTTCGACTCGGGCAAAGTGCAGATCATTTTGACAACTTCTCGCAAAGAGGAGTTTCGCGACGTTACCTTGGCGCAACTGCAGCGCGAGGGAGTGAAATTTCATCAGATACTATTTGGCTTGAACCACGGCAAACGAGTGGTTGTCAACGACTATGCCAAAACGAATCCGTTCAAGAGCTGCGACGCGGTGAATATCGCACGTGATTCAACTGACTTGAACGAGATGCTTGAATCAGTGTTGCAAATGGAAGACAACGGCTAGCAACAGCAAAGTCATCACGCATATCACCAACGTAGTGCCCGATTTCATTGGATCGTAACCGGCCATTCTGTTCATTCTTATGCAAGGCAACAGCGCCGGCGCGTTCATCGCCCTGATGGTGAAGTCATTGCAGAAATAGAGAGGTAAGCCTGACGATATGCGGCTTTTGTTTTCAGTTCCGGTCCACGAATCGAATGACACGGCCAAGGATCTGGCACGGAATGTCCTGCGATTCAATCCTGGTAGCATTTTGGTCGTGCATGTCTCGCAGCTATTTGACAATTTCGACTTTGGATATTTTGACAGCCTGCCGAACGTGATCGTCAATCCGCGACGACACGTCACCCAAAGAGGTCGAGGGCTCATGCATTGCCATTTGTCGAATTATCGTCACCTCAAGAAGCAAGGCATCGAGTTCGATGCCTTCTGCATCATTAGCAGCAACGAAATGTTTGTCAGGCCTGGCCTGGCTCAATACGTATCACGCGTCAAGAATGGGTTCCAGGCAGTTGAATTCAACAAAGAGGCTGGATGGCACAACTTCGCGCGTCACCACGAGGACAGTTCACAGGTCAAAATGCTGCTTAAATCCTTGAATGTCCCGCAAATGTTCGGCGGCCAAACCGAAGGCCAATTCTTCGAGCCCCGAGTCATGGATGAAATTGAAAAAGCATATCGAGATTCGTTCGGAGAGGAAGACATCAACGGCTTTGAGACTGAGGAGATCATCCCCCCGACGGTTTGCAGATCTTTGGGTATCCAGCCAGCAGATCCATTTACACTAGTCGACTATGCCCATTCGCTCGATTACCGGCTGAATGTAAATGCTGCCAGATTACTGGCAAACCCGCGGCTAGTGGGGCATGTCAGATTGAATCTTGGGGAAAAGGCTGTTCATATGCTTGTCAGCCCCCAGGTAGGTAAAACGAACGAGTATGTTTATTCCGTCAAACGCGTGGCGCGGCAGATGGATGACCCCGTGCGTCAATTCATCAACCAGCTAACCGGGCGCGAAACTGGCAATGAAGCATTTCTCTTGTTACCCGTCTGGCGTCGTATGCTCTATCGTGGCGCTGTTGTTCCCTTGGTGCCTATCCTTCATGTGCGCCAGGTTGTTCGCAAGTGCCTCACCTTTGCGCAACGCGTCATACGTCGGCTAAAAAGAACATGGCCGATCGGACTAGCGTTTCAAAAGTGATCACGCCGCTCGAAACCCACCTGTCGCACTTTCGCGCGCACGTCGTACGTGATGTTGCAGATTGACTACCTGATTGTCGGTTCCGGACTGACCGGCGCGGTGATTGCCCGGGCATTGGCTGATGCCGGTCGCGAGGTGCTGGTCGTCGACCGCCGCAGCCACATGGGCGGCAATGTCCACGATCACACCCACAGCAGCGGCATTCGCGTCCACACCTATGGCCCCCATTTCTTCCGCACGACCAGTGACGAGATTTGGGAGTTTGTGAATCGCTTTAGCGCGTTCTACAAGTTCGAGGGGTTTGTCAAAACATTGGTCGACGGCCAGTTCGAGAATTGGCCCATCGCAGGCAGCTATATCCGTCGCGCGATCGGCGCCAGTTGGCAGCCGGAGTTTCAAGGCACGCCCGCCAATTTTGAAGAGGCCTCGTTGACCATGATGCCGCGATTGATCTACGAAAAGTTCGTGCGCGGGTACAGCGAAAAGCAATGGGGGGTACCGGCTCGTGAGCTGTCGGCAGGCCTGGCACGGCGGTTTGATGTGCGCGTGGATGACGAACCGCGGCTGATGCGACACAAGCACCAGGGGCTGCCGGTCAATGGGTATGCCGAGCTGATGCCCAACATGCTGACCGGCATTCCGGTCTTGTTGAACTTCGATTACCTGCAGTACCGCCACGCGGTTACGGCCCGGCGCAAGTTGATCTTTTCCGGGCCCATCGACGAATACTATGGCTTTGAGCTGGGACGCCTGAAGTACCGTGGCCAGAAGCGCAAGCACGAGTATCACCCGGACGCGGTGTTGCTGCAACCTGCGCCGAGTGTGAACAACCCGGCGCACGACGGTGGACCCCATGTGCGAACGATCGAATGGAAGCACCTGATGGAGCCGCAATTTGCCGAGCGAATACGGGGCACCGTACTGACTCGCGAAACACCGTACACACCCGATCAGCCGCAACATTACGAGTATCCATTCCCCGATCAAGTGAACGCCGAACTGTACCAGCGATATCGTACCCGTGCCGACGCCGAAGAGCGGTTGCTCGTGTGCGGCCGACTGGGGGAATATCGCTACTACGATATGGACCAGGCCATTGGTCGGGCCATGATGCTGGGAGAACGCCTGCTGGCCGAGTGACGCGGCGCGACCGACACAAGCATGAAGCTAAACACGGTTCAACCTGACGTGAAAGCGAAGCGGAACATCCTGCCGATCGCGCCCGTGTCTGACAACGGCCCGCGACCGTTCTGGTCGGTGATGATTCCCACCTACAATTGCGCCCAGATGATGCGTCAGACGCTGCAAAGCGTGTTGCACCAAGACCCCGGCCCAGGAACGATGCAGGTCGAAATTGTCGACGACTTCTCCACGCGCGATGATCCCGAAGCGGTTGTGCGCGAACTCGGTGGCGACCGAGTTCAATACTATCGCCAACCGGCGAATGTCGGGCCGATCAACAATTTCAACACTTGCGTTCAGCGATCGCGCGGGCAATGGGTGCATATCTTGCACGGCGACGACCTGGCCCAACCAGGCTTCTACCGCAGGATGAAACAAGCGATCGCCGCCGAACCTGACGTCGGATTGTTCTTCTCGCGCTGCCTGATTATCGATGGCCAGGGCGAGATAGTGTCGTTGAACCTGCGTGCCATCGAATACGAAACGGCCAGCCGCGATCCGCGGCCGATGTACTATTCGAATCCGATTTGCACGCCGGGAGTTGTCGTCCATCGGCAAGCCTATGAAACCGTGGGAGGCTTTTTGCCGGAGCTTCCGCACGTGGCCGATTGGGAGATGTGGATGCGGGTGATCGAACGCTGCGGTGGCCGCTCGATCAACGAGCCCTTGGCCCGTTATCGTCAGCACGCGGCCAGCGATTCAGCCCAATTGAACCTGTCGGGTAATCAGCTGCGCGACTATTTGCGGCTGTCAGCTATCCTGGCCGAGCGCTACGCCGACTACGATAGCCAGCAAATGCGTCGCGGCGTGGCCCAAACCGCGTATTACCAGGCCCGGGCCGCACAAGCGGCGGGCAATCAACAGCAGGCCGCCGCGTACCAGCGGCTGTGTGCCGAGTTGACCCGGGATTTGGGTTGGCGGTTTCGCACGGCGTCGTGGGGGCGCCGGATGTTTCATCGTTGGTTCGGCTAGGCGATTGCTAGCAGGCTCCGTCTCGAGAAGCAACTGATGCGAATCGCGGTAATCACGGTACAAAGCCATCATATCTTCGGCGGCATCGACGTCTTGTGGCAAGCCATGGCGGAACGGGCCTTGGCCGCCGGACATGAATTGGGCGTCTTTGGCCAACCTGGACCAGGGGTCTCAGATCGATTGCAACGTCTCGTCGCAGCGGGCGCCAAACTATTCACCTGGAAAATGTCCCGCCATCGGCCCATCAATCGCTTAATCCGCCGCTGGCAGTTTCGCGAGGTGTTGCGGTATCGGCCCGACGTTGTCTATATCAACCAGTCCGAACCGGTTTTGGTTGCGAGTTTACCTGGACTGCGCGTGTTGGTTGAAGCGCTGATTGCCGAGCGAATCCCTTATGTGCTGATGTCGCATATGGATCCTGACTGGCCAGCAATGTACTCGTGGCAATGGCAGGCCGCCGATCCCCTGTATGCCGCCGCGGCCCGCGTGATTGTCAACTCGGAATATGGCCGTAGCGCGCTGCAGCGCAAGTTTGCTCACGAACTCAGCAATGTAACGATCGTTCCTAACCCACCGGGCTTCGCCAAGGTCGACGCGCTGGCGTGGCCCGAGACGCCGCAGCCCTGTCTGGCCTCGGTCGCGCGCTATGATATCAATAGCAAGGCGCAGGACATCCTGTTCGAGGCGTTCGCAAATCTAAAGTCGGAGCTTGGCGACTGGCGTCTCGACTGTTACGGAGCGGGAATTGACCGGCGCCGCCTCGAAGAGTTAATTCGCTATTTCGGCATTGATCGTCAAGTGAAGCTGCACGACTTCGTTGACGACGTGCGTTCGGTCTGGTCCGAGCACCAGGCGCTCGTCCTCGCCTCGCGCCATGAACTACACCCCGTCGCCATGGTCGAAGCGATGGTTTGTGGTCGGCCGGTGTTTTCCACGCCTGCGGCCGGAGTCGTCGACTGGCTCCAGGACGAATCGAATGGTTTGTTGGCCGCGGACTGCAGCGTACCGGCCCTGGTGGCAATGCTGCGCCGCGCATCGCAGGAGCGCCATCGCTGGCGCGCCATGGGCGAACAGGCCCGCACTGACGCGATACGATTGCTAACTCCCTGGCCTGGCGATGCCCTTTGGCAAGTAATTCGGGAAGCGGCAGCGGGCCGAAACGCCGTCGTTGGCCCTGAGCCGGCGCAAACGTCAGGGGGCCAGCGGTGAAGATAGTTCAACGAGTTGAGGGGACATTGGACTCGGTGTGATGGCCGACACCGTTCGTACTACCTGCGCGGAGGCATCGTTCGACGAGAATCAAGGTCTCGCTTCCCTGCGCAATCGACACACGATTGTGATTCTGACGGGGAATCACCTCTGCCACAATCCGCGCGTGATCAAGGAAGCCGACGCGCTGCATGCGGCGGGCTATCAGATTGAAGTGCTGGCCGGCTGGATTGACGATACGCTGGCCGAACGCGATCGCGAGCTGATGAAAACTCGCGCTTGGCGGTTAGCGGTGGTGGCCGATTGGCGCCCGTCACAACCTTGGGGACCGTGGCGCCGGCGCGGCCATTCGCTGTGGCGTCGTTGGGCAATCTGGCGGCAGCGGCAGCTCGGCCGTGAAAGCGTCGACCAATTCGGAGCGCCGGCCGGCGCTTTGCTATCAGCCGCAAACCAGCGCCCCGCGGCGCTGTACATTGCCCACAGCGAGGCCGCGATGTGGGTTGCCGTGCGAATGCTCGACCAAGGGGCAACCGTCGGCGTCGACTTCGAGGATTGGTTCTCCGAGGATTTGCCCAGCGAGGCGCGGCGCATCCGCCCCATCGAGTTAATGAAACGCTGGGAGCAACGACTGCTGGCCGAGGGGCAATACCGGGTCTGCGCATCCCAGGCTCTCAGCCAGCGCCTAGCCGAAACGTATCAGGTGGCCGCGCCCGACGTCATTTACAACGTGTTTCCCTGGGCCGATCGCGACCACCTCGACGGCTTGACCAAGGATCGCCGCGATTGTGAACGGGTTTCCATCCATTGGTTCTCGCAAACGCTTGGCGCTGGACGAGGGCTGGAAGATTTGCTGGCGGCGCTGCCGTTGCTCAATCAGCCGGTCGAAGTTCACCTGCGCGGCATGCCAAAAAGCGATTGGCCGTCGCTATTCGAGAAACACTGCCCGGCACGGTGCCGCGATTGGGTACACGTTCACACGCTGGTCAGTAACACGGAATTGTTGTCGAGGATTGCCGAGCACGACATAGGCTTTGCCGGCGAGGTGTCCCAGACAGCCAGCCGCGACCTGACCGCGACCAACAAATTGTTTCAATACTTGCTGGCGGGGCTGCCCGTGGTGGCCAGCAACACCATGGGTCAA encodes the following:
- a CDS encoding NAD(P)-binding protein, whose protein sequence is MMLQIDYLIVGSGLTGAVIARALADAGREVLVVDRRSHMGGNVHDHTHSSGIRVHTYGPHFFRTTSDEIWEFVNRFSAFYKFEGFVKTLVDGQFENWPIAGSYIRRAIGASWQPEFQGTPANFEEASLTMMPRLIYEKFVRGYSEKQWGVPARELSAGLARRFDVRVDDEPRLMRHKHQGLPVNGYAELMPNMLTGIPVLLNFDYLQYRHAVTARRKLIFSGPIDEYYGFELGRLKYRGQKRKHEYHPDAVLLQPAPSVNNPAHDGGPHVRTIEWKHLMEPQFAERIRGTVLTRETPYTPDQPQHYEYPFPDQVNAELYQRYRTRADAEERLLVCGRLGEYRYYDMDQAIGRAMMLGERLLAE
- a CDS encoding glycosyltransferase is translated as MKLNTVQPDVKAKRNILPIAPVSDNGPRPFWSVMIPTYNCAQMMRQTLQSVLHQDPGPGTMQVEIVDDFSTRDDPEAVVRELGGDRVQYYRQPANVGPINNFNTCVQRSRGQWVHILHGDDLAQPGFYRRMKQAIAAEPDVGLFFSRCLIIDGQGEIVSLNLRAIEYETASRDPRPMYYSNPICTPGVVVHRQAYETVGGFLPELPHVADWEMWMRVIERCGGRSINEPLARYRQHAASDSAQLNLSGNQLRDYLRLSAILAERYADYDSQQMRRGVAQTAYYQARAAQAAGNQQQAAAYQRLCAELTRDLGWRFRTASWGRRMFHRWFG
- a CDS encoding glycosyltransferase, which translates into the protein MWQAMAERALAAGHELGVFGQPGPGVSDRLQRLVAAGAKLFTWKMSRHRPINRLIRRWQFREVLRYRPDVVYINQSEPVLVASLPGLRVLVEALIAERIPYVLMSHMDPDWPAMYSWQWQAADPLYAAAARVIVNSEYGRSALQRKFAHELSNVTIVPNPPGFAKVDALAWPETPQPCLASVARYDINSKAQDILFEAFANLKSELGDWRLDCYGAGIDRRRLEELIRYFGIDRQVKLHDFVDDVRSVWSEHQALVLASRHELHPVAMVEAMVCGRPVFSTPAAGVVDWLQDESNGLLAADCSVPALVAMLRRASQERHRWRAMGEQARTDAIRLLTPWPGDALWQVIREAAAGRNAVVGPEPAQTSGGQR
- a CDS encoding glycosyltransferase, whose product is MADTVRTTCAEASFDENQGLASLRNRHTIVILTGNHLCHNPRVIKEADALHAAGYQIEVLAGWIDDTLAERDRELMKTRAWRLAVVADWRPSQPWGPWRRRGHSLWRRWAIWRQRQLGRESVDQFGAPAGALLSAANQRPAALYIAHSEAAMWVAVRMLDQGATVGVDFEDWFSEDLPSEARRIRPIELMKRWEQRLLAEGQYRVCASQALSQRLAETYQVAAPDVIYNVFPWADRDHLDGLTKDRRDCERVSIHWFSQTLGAGRGLEDLLAALPLLNQPVEVHLRGMPKSDWPSLFEKHCPARCRDWVHVHTLVSNTELLSRIAEHDIGFAGEVSQTASRDLTATNKLFQYLLAGLPVVASNTMGQREVIDAVGDAGALYPQGDVTALAATLRQWIADRDALAARKQAALAAARDLYHWEGQLARVIHAADRAILASPIGEAFDRT